In the genome of Actinomadura graeca, one region contains:
- a CDS encoding TolB family protein: MKIFRGLVCPMSIILAAACSGSPQPSSPQKSQPPLPPLLFVRGNDNLLALMPNGSIRQVTKGDAAVWTPDHQKIVVRRSDYNSTPEVAVDFWLVGADGSEKGRLTTLGPEQPLSFAIDRKQPPSVAFTTDHEIREMKADGSGAHVVSEVDAGALAISPDGRQLAYAIPGVTTAAPTLVTVGINGSQRKVVYKGAVNTCNIGAVKWSPDGQFLAFTLCVNKGGNDSESVDEEMSVWVMRTDGSSRRLVAKSVDLEDLAWSPDGQWLVFSRPSGRGLFKAHIDGTGEVRITTGDDGSPAW, encoded by the coding sequence ATGAAGATCTTCCGCGGTCTAGTGTGCCCGATGTCGATCATTCTGGCGGCGGCATGCTCTGGATCTCCCCAGCCGAGCAGCCCCCAAAAATCGCAGCCGCCCCTGCCGCCGTTGTTGTTCGTGAGAGGGAATGACAACCTGCTCGCTTTGATGCCGAACGGATCAATCCGGCAGGTGACCAAGGGCGACGCGGCTGTGTGGACGCCAGATCACCAGAAGATCGTGGTACGGCGGTCCGACTACAACAGCACCCCGGAAGTTGCGGTGGACTTCTGGTTGGTGGGAGCCGATGGATCAGAGAAGGGCCGGTTGACGACCCTAGGCCCCGAGCAACCTCTGTCGTTCGCAATAGACAGGAAGCAGCCGCCATCTGTGGCCTTCACCACCGACCATGAGATTCGGGAGATGAAAGCAGACGGCTCGGGCGCTCATGTGGTGAGCGAAGTCGATGCCGGGGCCTTGGCGATCTCGCCGGATGGCAGACAGTTGGCCTACGCCATTCCTGGCGTGACGACGGCCGCGCCAACGTTGGTCACGGTCGGTATCAATGGTTCACAGCGGAAAGTCGTCTACAAGGGTGCGGTGAACACCTGCAATATCGGAGCGGTGAAATGGTCGCCAGACGGTCAGTTTCTGGCCTTCACTCTGTGTGTGAACAAGGGAGGCAATGACTCCGAGTCGGTGGATGAGGAGATGTCGGTCTGGGTCATGCGCACTGACGGGTCGAGCAGGCGGCTCGTCGCCAAATCCGTCGACCTCGAAGATCTTGCATGGTCACCGGACGGGCAATGGCTGGTTTTCTCCCGCCCATCAGGGCGGGGCCTGTTCAAAGCGCACATAGACGGAACCGGAGAAGTACGCATTACAACCGGAGATGACGGCAGCCCGGCCTGGTAG
- a CDS encoding integrase — protein sequence MRVQIASEPGRPDKENEDFAAAAPGLLALVAGTEAPADTGCEHSVAWYARHLGGLLLAAAADTSVGLGEALAVAIERVNALHAWTCDLSHPDSPSAAVALARVTGDRLEHLLLSDATLVLDRTDQAPEIVTDDRRAELANRIDEPPGSLASYRNQPDGFWVASTKPEAASEAFTGSTPLTKLDGVALLSNDSRNSLTWPELLAALRKGGPAELIARIRETEASTDASALWWTTSD from the coding sequence ATGCGCGTACAGATCGCCAGCGAACCCGGCCGTCCGGACAAGGAGAACGAGGACTTCGCCGCAGCCGCGCCCGGCCTCCTGGCCCTGGTCGCCGGCACCGAGGCCCCCGCGGACACCGGATGCGAGCACTCCGTCGCCTGGTACGCCCGCCACCTGGGCGGCCTCCTCCTCGCCGCCGCGGCCGACACCTCCGTCGGCCTCGGCGAGGCCCTCGCGGTCGCCATCGAGCGCGTCAACGCCCTGCACGCCTGGACGTGCGACCTCTCGCACCCGGACTCCCCCTCGGCGGCCGTCGCCCTGGCCCGCGTCACCGGCGACCGCCTCGAACACCTGCTGCTCTCGGACGCCACCCTCGTCCTCGACCGCACGGACCAGGCCCCCGAGATCGTCACAGACGACCGCCGCGCCGAGCTCGCCAACCGGATCGACGAACCCCCGGGCAGCCTCGCGTCCTACCGCAACCAGCCCGACGGCTTCTGGGTCGCGAGCACGAAACCAGAAGCCGCCAGCGAGGCGTTCACAGGCTCGACGCCCCTCACCAAGCTGGACGGCGTGGCCCTCCTCAGCAACGACAGCCGCAACTCGCTGACCTGGCCGGAGCTGCTCGCGGCACTCCGCAAGGGCGGACCGGCTGAACTCATAGCCCGTATTCGCGAAACAGAAGCGTCCACCGACGCAAGCGCCCTCTGGTGGACGACCTCGGACTGA
- a CDS encoding SH3 domain-containing protein, with protein sequence MIVVMAGAVGVGTVGASTALAESADLTSAHATAVVAPVTDAYPKGKVISRSRLVIRAKPTTHSKRLGSLRPGQIVDIKCWVNGQPVKGVRKWYRLGISTPEWVSGRYIKIIKGKVSHC encoded by the coding sequence GTGATCGTCGTCATGGCGGGAGCCGTCGGCGTCGGGACCGTCGGCGCGTCGACCGCACTGGCAGAATCGGCCGACCTCACGTCCGCGCACGCGACGGCGGTGGTCGCGCCCGTCACCGACGCCTACCCCAAAGGCAAGGTGATCTCCCGCAGCCGGCTCGTGATCCGAGCCAAGCCCACCACCCACTCCAAGCGCCTCGGCTCGCTGCGGCCGGGCCAGATCGTCGACATCAAATGCTGGGTCAACGGACAGCCCGTCAAGGGGGTCCGCAAGTGGTACCGGCTGGGCATCAGCACTCCCGAGTGGGTCTCGGGCCGCTACATCAAAATCATCAAGGGCAAGGTGTCGCACTGCTAG
- a CDS encoding histidine phosphatase family protein, with amino-acid sequence MPTDGPYASPLTALGEQQAARVADAFAAPPALIVSSSFVRARQTAEPAVKRFPETPYEEWPVGEFTYLGALHGPRTTSEQRRPHAEAYWERLDPAYVCGGDGESFQALIARVHVFLDRLAGLREEGLVAVFTHGIFMKAVIWSLLSGVGEPDAAAMRGFRQFGEVCEMPNGVITELRRLDGSRGFRVVGGGTAHLGEASTVQRILD; translated from the coding sequence TTGCCGACGGACGGGCCGTACGCGTCCCCGCTCACGGCGCTCGGGGAGCAGCAGGCTGCGCGGGTCGCCGACGCCTTCGCCGCCCCGCCGGCCCTGATCGTCAGTTCCTCGTTCGTGCGGGCGCGGCAGACCGCCGAGCCGGCGGTGAAGCGGTTCCCCGAGACGCCGTATGAGGAATGGCCTGTCGGGGAGTTCACCTATCTGGGGGCGCTGCACGGGCCGCGGACGACGTCGGAGCAGCGTCGGCCGCACGCGGAGGCCTACTGGGAGCGGCTCGACCCGGCCTACGTGTGCGGGGGAGACGGCGAGTCCTTCCAGGCGCTGATCGCCCGTGTCCACGTCTTCCTGGACCGTCTCGCGGGCCTTCGTGAGGAGGGTCTGGTGGCGGTGTTCACCCATGGCATTTTCATGAAGGCCGTCATCTGGTCGCTGTTGTCCGGGGTCGGCGAGCCGGATGCCGCGGCGATGCGGGGATTCCGGCAATTCGGCGAGGTGTGCGAGATGCCCAACGGCGTCATCACGGAACTGCGGCGCCTGGACGGGTCAAGGGGGTTCCGGGTCGTCGGGGGCGGGACGGCGCACCTGGGGGAGGCGTCCACCGTCCAGCGGATCCTGGACTAG
- a CDS encoding transposase family protein, translating into MTEVVALLAELTSDLRQALRIAARKAYVIMDGTLVTTDRLPGANDRLYPSGKHRRHGVNIQFLTDPHGELIWASPALPGSTHDLTVARDHGMVAGLTARAVRLLRRQGVCRCGWRDRHTLQAQEAPRAGNARSCSTDTTQESAP; encoded by the coding sequence GTGACCGAGGTCGTGGCGCTGCTCGCCGAACTAACATCTGACCTGCGCCAAGCGCTACGGATCGCCGCACGCAAGGCTTACGTCATCATGGACGGCACGCTGGTGACCACCGACCGGCTACCGGGTGCAAACGACCGGCTGTATCCCTCGGGCAAGCATCGCCGCCACGGCGTGAACATCCAGTTTCTCACCGATCCGCATGGCGAGTTGATCTGGGCGTCACCCGCGCTGCCGGGCTCGACCCACGACCTGACCGTGGCCCGCGACCACGGCATGGTCGCCGGGCTGACCGCGCGGGCGGTTCGCCTGCTACGCCGACAAGGGGTATGTCGGTGCGGGTGGCGCGATCGGCACACCCTACAAGCGCAAGAAGCGCCGCGGGCTGGCAACGCAAGAAGCTGTTCAACCGACACCACGCAAGAGTCCGCGCCTTAG
- a CDS encoding HNH endonuclease translates to MSEEFYKVDPTPRSSWRLAVLMGANSRTYKFALGDALLQVAASGRTEVLLDELTVPYAMSLLRHMEQAPQAAQSSATAKTDFLKIAEREAAESRRLGRPTEALVRAAAKNMPGMVMQKFHNLGKGSQVPHRFYELEGSARERIVRFSPELRQVALSEQTGLLQGELEARWNIVESSFATDINRTLLQEGVAVDLQAMKVLDKRRRRAITGVKEAVIGFQHGLCLICGHVLGPNDEYAIDHVFPWSLMDRMGWQGPDLDSVWNLAPAHVPCNLAKSNRLPYEVELSRLAQRNEAIMHSPHPLRKTLQLTLQNGTNRRIVPGGWPYFIRSVLALITT, encoded by the coding sequence ATGAGCGAAGAATTCTACAAAGTGGATCCGACCCCGCGGTCTTCATGGCGCTTGGCGGTCCTTATGGGCGCCAACTCCCGGACGTACAAGTTCGCACTTGGTGATGCGTTGTTGCAGGTCGCAGCATCAGGGCGTACAGAAGTGCTTCTCGATGAGCTGACAGTGCCCTACGCCATGAGTCTCCTGCGGCACATGGAACAGGCACCGCAAGCGGCACAGTCCTCGGCGACCGCGAAGACCGACTTCCTGAAGATCGCCGAACGCGAGGCGGCCGAGTCGCGGCGGCTTGGCCGGCCGACCGAGGCCCTGGTGCGGGCGGCGGCGAAGAACATGCCCGGCATGGTGATGCAGAAGTTCCACAACCTGGGCAAGGGCTCGCAGGTCCCGCATCGGTTCTACGAACTGGAAGGCAGCGCGCGGGAGCGCATCGTACGGTTCAGCCCCGAATTGCGGCAGGTCGCGCTGTCGGAGCAGACCGGACTGCTGCAAGGTGAGCTGGAAGCCCGATGGAACATCGTGGAATCCTCTTTCGCCACTGATATCAACAGGACCTTGCTGCAGGAGGGCGTCGCGGTCGACCTGCAGGCCATGAAGGTGCTGGATAAGCGCCGCCGACGTGCGATCACCGGAGTCAAGGAGGCGGTGATCGGCTTCCAGCACGGTCTTTGCCTGATCTGCGGACACGTGCTCGGGCCGAACGATGAGTACGCCATCGATCACGTGTTCCCATGGTCGCTCATGGACCGTATGGGCTGGCAGGGGCCGGACTTGGACTCTGTCTGGAACCTCGCCCCCGCCCATGTCCCTTGCAATCTCGCCAAGAGCAACCGGCTGCCGTACGAGGTCGAACTGAGTCGGCTCGCCCAACGCAACGAGGCGATCATGCACTCGCCGCATCCGCTGAGAAAGACCCTTCAGTTGACGCTGCAGAATGGCACCAACCGGCGGATCGTCCCGGGAGGGTGGCCCTACTTCATCCGCTCGGTACTGGCCTTGATCACCACTTGA
- a CDS encoding class I SAM-dependent methyltransferase translates to MVIAGTLGYAEEAGALVRQYEGLAFTDVHKDVLHLFPRVPSRVLDVGAGSGRDAAALAREGHRVVAVEPTAELRGHGQRLHASAAIVWVDDALPGLSSLAGSPEFDVILLSAVWMHLDERERCGAMGRLAELVTLGGRVVITLRHGPSSPGRRMFDVSVEETVAVAAGVGLTLVHCERREDVLGRPELTWSSLGFQASCQRG, encoded by the coding sequence ATGGTGATCGCTGGCACCCTTGGTTACGCCGAGGAGGCAGGGGCACTCGTCCGGCAGTACGAGGGACTGGCGTTTACGGATGTTCACAAGGACGTCCTGCACCTATTTCCTCGCGTGCCAAGCCGCGTCTTGGACGTGGGTGCGGGGTCCGGACGTGACGCTGCGGCGTTGGCCCGGGAGGGACACCGGGTGGTCGCTGTTGAACCGACGGCGGAGCTCAGGGGCCATGGTCAGCGCCTGCACGCCTCTGCGGCCATCGTCTGGGTCGACGATGCGCTTCCCGGTCTGTCGAGCCTGGCTGGATCTCCTGAGTTCGATGTGATTCTTCTGTCTGCGGTGTGGATGCACTTGGACGAGCGTGAGCGGTGTGGGGCGATGGGGCGACTCGCTGAGTTGGTGACGCTGGGTGGCCGGGTCGTGATCACGCTTCGGCACGGCCCGTCGTCGCCGGGTCGGCGCATGTTCGACGTCTCGGTAGAAGAGACCGTCGCTGTCGCGGCCGGTGTTGGTTTGACTCTTGTCCACTGCGAGCGACGGGAGGATGTGCTTGGTCGCCCGGAGTTGACGTGGAGCAGTCTCGGGTTTCAGGCGTCATGCCAACGTGGCTGA
- a CDS encoding NUDIX hydrolase, with product MTRIRVAAYVIRHRAVPELLVFDHVGMPEAGTQIPAGGVHPGERLEHAVLRELAEETGMRSASVIRQVAAEDTTTYFHLHALPTTPDAWTHTVQGQGDDAGLTFSCRFVPLPLEHPLTGGQDAWLDRIDARWTAER from the coding sequence ATGACCAGAATCCGCGTCGCCGCCTACGTCATCCGCCACCGCGCCGTCCCCGAACTGCTGGTCTTCGACCACGTCGGGATGCCAGAGGCCGGCACCCAGATCCCCGCGGGCGGCGTCCACCCCGGTGAGCGCCTGGAGCACGCCGTCCTCCGGGAACTCGCCGAGGAGACCGGCATGCGCTCCGCCTCCGTGATCCGGCAGGTCGCCGCGGAGGACACGACCACCTACTTCCATCTCCACGCACTCCCCACCACACCGGACGCCTGGACCCACACCGTCCAGGGACAAGGCGACGACGCGGGCCTGACCTTCTCCTGCCGTTTCGTCCCGCTACCACTGGAACACCCCCTTACCGGCGGCCAGGACGCCTGGCTGGACCGCATCGACGCCCGCTGGACGGCGGAACGGTGA